From the genome of Gemmatimonas sp., one region includes:
- a CDS encoding DUF2911 domain-containing protein — protein MRLLAVSLAAGTALSSATSLSAQPASLVYRLGKDTVAIEQFTRTATGMTGEMVQRSGAAVVRYQYSIVLAKNGRPTTAAIKRLNADGSLPPNAPSNTRFTVTADSIVREAVFADSTPRRAFAAKQAMINFPTFIYGPTELLAGIAKSGGAADSIPALGLAGTLGFTGISAAGGDSVRLRGGAYAMILRFDATNKLQRVDGSYTTNKSIATRGAGGLDIAAIAKGMKPTGTLSLRETARGAFGQGGIVLIDYGRPSVRDRSVWGGALVPFDTIWRTGANDATHLFTSRTLTMGDLVVPPGAYTLFVQHTRAGTFLIVNKQVGQWGTIYSTTNDLGRVPMQMTATPSHVEEFTIVVRSMGPTRGAIDMSWGPSMVSVPFTATTVRP, from the coding sequence ATGCGACTTCTCGCTGTCTCCCTTGCCGCCGGCACCGCGCTCAGTAGCGCGACGTCGCTGTCCGCCCAGCCCGCCTCGCTCGTGTACCGGCTGGGCAAGGACACCGTGGCCATCGAGCAGTTCACGCGCACGGCCACCGGCATGACCGGGGAGATGGTGCAGCGCTCGGGCGCCGCCGTCGTGCGCTATCAGTACAGCATAGTGCTGGCCAAGAACGGGCGGCCCACGACTGCTGCGATCAAGCGCTTGAACGCCGACGGCTCGTTGCCGCCGAACGCGCCCAGTAACACCCGCTTTACCGTGACCGCCGACTCTATCGTGCGCGAAGCGGTGTTCGCCGACAGCACGCCGCGGCGCGCCTTCGCGGCCAAGCAGGCGATGATCAACTTCCCCACGTTCATCTACGGACCGACCGAGCTGTTGGCCGGCATCGCCAAGAGCGGTGGCGCCGCGGATTCCATTCCGGCGCTCGGCCTCGCAGGCACCCTTGGCTTCACCGGCATCTCAGCCGCCGGTGGTGACAGCGTGCGCCTGCGCGGCGGCGCCTACGCGATGATCCTGCGCTTCGACGCGACCAACAAACTGCAGCGGGTGGATGGCTCGTACACCACCAACAAATCCATCGCCACGCGCGGCGCCGGCGGACTCGACATCGCGGCGATCGCCAAGGGCATGAAGCCCACCGGTACGCTGTCGCTGCGCGAAACCGCGCGCGGTGCGTTCGGACAGGGCGGCATCGTGCTGATCGACTACGGACGCCCGTCGGTGCGTGACCGCAGCGTTTGGGGCGGCGCGCTGGTGCCGTTCGACACCATATGGCGCACTGGTGCGAACGATGCCACGCACCTGTTCACCTCACGCACGCTCACCATGGGTGATCTCGTCGTGCCGCCCGGCGCCTACACGTTGTTCGTACAGCACACGCGCGCCGGCACGTTTCTCATCGTGAACAAGCAAGTGGGACAGTGGGGCACGATATACTCAACCACCAATGATCTCGGACGCGTACCGATGCAGATGACAGCGACACCAAGTCACGTAGAGGAATTCACGATCGTCGTGCGCTCGATGGGACCGACGCGCGGTGCGATCGACATGTCGTGGGGACCGAGCATGGTGAGCGTACCCTTCACCGCCACGACGGTGCGCCCGTGA